One part of the Tunicatimonas pelagia genome encodes these proteins:
- a CDS encoding molybdenum cofactor biosynthesis protein MoaE, with the protein MNLSQKISISLTDDPLQVDKVLSLVQSDGAGAVDVFIGTVRNNTQQRTVKRLDFEAYDPMAAKEMEKLAQRACEQWPVEKIAIHHRKGTLYIGDIAVIIAVATPHRQAAFEACKFTIDTLKQTVPIWKKEIFDDGEVWVSAHP; encoded by the coding sequence ATGAACTTGAGCCAAAAAATTTCAATTTCACTGACAGATGATCCACTTCAGGTTGATAAGGTACTAAGTTTAGTACAGTCGGATGGGGCAGGGGCGGTAGATGTGTTTATCGGCACGGTGCGTAATAATACGCAGCAGCGAACAGTTAAGCGATTAGATTTTGAGGCCTATGACCCGATGGCGGCAAAGGAAATGGAAAAGTTAGCTCAACGGGCTTGTGAGCAGTGGCCGGTGGAGAAAATCGCGATTCATCATCGTAAAGGCACGTTATACATTGGCGATATTGCGGTGATTATTGCCGTGGCTACTCCTCACCGCCAAGCAGCCTTTGAAGCTTGCAAATTTACAATTGATACCCTAAAACAAACGGTTCCCATCTGGAAAAAAGAAATTTTCGATGATGGTGAAGTATGGGTGTCGGCTCATCCCTAA
- a CDS encoding aminotransferase class IV has product MLQKFNPHNQDIHVYVGDRLYPRAEAKVSVFDSSVQGGDAVWEGLRVYEGGIFCLDRHLQRLIDSAKALCFAKIPTKDFVKQAIFKTLEANKMRSDTHIRLTLTRGEKITSGMDPRLNQAGCCLIVLAEWKPPVYDNDRGIRVITSSIARNSPQHLDSKIHHNNLLNNILAKIQANVAGVDAAVMLDAYGFVAELNDTNLFMVKEGKLFTPHTDACLPGITRGLVLEIANELNIPAQEKNLSLTEFYTADEVFATGTMGELTSVKEIDGREIANNSQHQLLLKIAERFRQLNKELIEPLPF; this is encoded by the coding sequence ATGCTACAGAAATTTAATCCTCACAATCAAGACATTCACGTTTATGTCGGCGATCGTCTCTATCCACGAGCCGAGGCTAAAGTATCGGTTTTTGATAGTTCGGTACAAGGAGGCGATGCCGTGTGGGAAGGGTTACGGGTATACGAAGGTGGAATATTTTGTCTGGATCGGCATTTACAACGATTAATAGACTCAGCAAAAGCTCTTTGTTTTGCAAAAATACCTACGAAAGATTTTGTCAAGCAAGCAATATTTAAAACGCTAGAAGCCAACAAAATGCGGAGTGATACCCACATTCGGCTCACCCTAACCCGAGGGGAGAAAATTACTTCAGGGATGGATCCCCGACTCAATCAGGCAGGATGCTGCCTAATTGTTTTAGCCGAGTGGAAACCTCCGGTATACGATAATGACCGGGGAATTCGGGTTATCACATCGAGCATCGCCCGCAACTCTCCTCAACACCTGGATTCTAAAATTCATCATAATAATTTACTCAACAACATTCTGGCTAAGATTCAGGCGAACGTGGCAGGAGTAGATGCCGCAGTAATGCTAGATGCCTACGGTTTTGTGGCGGAGCTAAACGATACCAATTTATTTATGGTGAAAGAAGGAAAATTATTCACCCCACATACCGATGCTTGTTTGCCCGGTATTACTCGAGGCTTGGTACTAGAAATTGCTAACGAATTAAATATTCCCGCTCAGGAGAAAAACCTCTCGCTCACCGAATTTTACACCGCTGATGAAGTCTTTGCCACGGGTACCATGGGAGAATTAACCTCGGTAAAAGAAATTGATGGTCGGGAGATAGCGAATAACTCTCAGCATCAACTTCTACTTAAAATTGCAGAAAGATTTCGACAACTTAATAAAGAGTTGATTGAGCCACTGCCGTTCTAA
- a CDS encoding response regulator yields the protein MMICWLIDDNEIDLLITRKLMQTWEPSLSIEEFTDGREVLTRLNQPGVEPPHFIFLDLFMPKFSGWKFLEEYQTIDNKGALIYVLSSSVDQFDIDRVRGYQGVQGYISKPVTEESVRRAIAAYQQQLIEN from the coding sequence ATGATGATATGTTGGCTTATTGATGACAACGAGATTGACTTGCTTATTACCCGTAAACTGATGCAAACTTGGGAGCCCTCTCTATCCATTGAGGAATTTACTGATGGAAGAGAAGTCCTTACCCGACTAAATCAGCCTGGAGTAGAACCGCCTCATTTTATTTTTCTGGATTTGTTTATGCCCAAGTTTAGCGGATGGAAATTCTTGGAAGAGTACCAAACAATTGACAACAAGGGAGCTCTTATTTATGTGCTATCTTCTTCAGTGGATCAATTCGATATTGATCGGGTGCGAGGATACCAAGGAGTACAAGGGTATATTTCCAAACCAGTGACAGAGGAGAGTGTAAGACGAGCAATAGCAGCTTACCAGCAGCAACTAATTGAGAATTAG
- a CDS encoding molybdopterin molybdotransferase MoeA has translation MISSQEATQIINNHLCSFPTETVNLAEAQGKILQETIQADRDFPPFHRVTMDGIAYDFNQLQGDNPTVVIEGMQLAGEPQKILSQPNQGFEVMTGSVLPQGTNTVTPYEDIDIQKESGETIATLKKLPSEKGKNVHPQGYDRSQNDGLISAGTYLGATQIAVAASVGRAKVQVTQSPNVAIVSTGDELVDVDQQLEPYQIRQSNNYALRAALANHQVSASFYHLSDSLEKTTAGMAEIMEKHSVIILSGGVSRGKRDYVPDALKALGVKKLFHRVKQRPGKPFWFGMKDNQNAVFALPGNPVSTFMCFHRYFVPWLEQSLGLPEKPIRWAMLSNHIKFEPELIYFPTVLAQTNNDGQFLAEPIEGHGSGDFANLLRCNGFLELPADRSHFRQGEVFPFIPFT, from the coding sequence ATGATAAGTTCTCAGGAAGCCACCCAGATTATTAACAACCATCTTTGCTCATTTCCTACCGAAACCGTTAATCTAGCCGAAGCTCAGGGGAAAATATTACAAGAAACTATACAGGCTGACCGGGACTTCCCGCCTTTTCATCGTGTAACAATGGACGGAATTGCGTACGATTTCAATCAGCTTCAAGGCGATAATCCTACAGTAGTAATAGAAGGTATGCAGTTGGCCGGAGAGCCTCAAAAGATTCTGTCTCAACCAAACCAAGGTTTTGAAGTTATGACTGGCTCAGTGCTGCCCCAAGGCACTAACACAGTGACTCCCTACGAAGATATCGATATACAGAAAGAGTCGGGAGAGACAATCGCTACGCTAAAAAAGCTCCCTAGTGAAAAGGGAAAGAATGTACACCCTCAAGGCTATGACCGCTCCCAAAACGATGGGCTAATAAGTGCTGGAACCTACTTAGGTGCAACCCAAATTGCGGTAGCTGCCTCCGTGGGAAGAGCGAAGGTTCAAGTAACCCAGTCGCCAAACGTAGCAATTGTTTCTACGGGTGATGAACTGGTAGATGTTGACCAACAACTTGAACCTTATCAGATTCGGCAATCTAATAATTATGCACTACGAGCTGCTCTCGCTAATCATCAGGTATCAGCTAGCTTCTATCATCTGTCCGATTCTCTGGAAAAGACGACTGCCGGAATGGCTGAAATAATGGAAAAGCACTCAGTCATTATTTTAAGTGGTGGGGTTTCTCGCGGGAAGCGCGACTATGTGCCAGACGCTTTGAAAGCATTGGGTGTCAAAAAGCTATTCCATAGAGTAAAGCAGCGACCAGGCAAGCCGTTTTGGTTTGGGATGAAAGATAATCAGAATGCAGTGTTCGCCCTGCCCGGCAATCCGGTTTCTACGTTTATGTGTTTTCACCGCTACTTTGTACCCTGGCTGGAACAAAGCTTAGGATTACCGGAAAAGCCTATCCGTTGGGCCATGTTAAGCAATCACATAAAATTTGAGCCGGAACTTATTTATTTTCCTACCGTACTTGCTCAAACTAACAACGATGGGCAATTTTTAGCTGAACCGATAGAAGGCCATGGCTCCGGTGACTTTGCTAATTTGCTGCGGTGCAACGGATTTTTAGAACTTCCTGCTGACCGCTCTCACTTCCGGCAGGGCGAGGTGTTTCCATTCATTCCTTTTACATGA
- a CDS encoding porin family protein, whose amino-acid sequence MKPRYKKIIIGFIALLLCALVIPISLMAQDARTGIKGGFNVSNLYIDNVSDENLRPGFHIGVFTQLPVSEFFAIQPEIMYSTKGASATYNDDLIDLEGEYSFNLNYVDVPILATFRLGESAEIHIGPYVSYLTNANISSEGSIDESANLDRDNFSTIDYGLSAGFQLNFNAISVGTRYNYGLNQVADSDAAEAILGDARNSLAQIYMTFNLTN is encoded by the coding sequence ATGAAACCGAGATACAAGAAAATTATTATTGGATTTATTGCCCTACTGCTTTGCGCGTTGGTTATTCCCATCAGTTTAATGGCTCAAGATGCCCGCACTGGAATTAAGGGTGGGTTTAACGTGAGTAATCTATACATCGATAATGTTTCGGATGAAAATCTTCGTCCTGGCTTTCATATTGGCGTATTTACTCAATTGCCGGTCAGCGAATTTTTTGCTATTCAACCTGAGATAATGTACTCTACCAAAGGAGCAAGTGCTACTTACAATGATGACCTTATTGACTTGGAAGGTGAGTATAGTTTTAATCTTAACTACGTTGATGTACCCATATTAGCTACTTTTCGGTTAGGCGAATCAGCCGAGATTCATATTGGACCCTACGTAAGTTATCTGACTAACGCTAATATCTCCTCTGAAGGGTCAATTGATGAAAGTGCTAACTTAGACCGCGACAATTTTTCTACTATTGATTATGGACTAAGTGCTGGATTTCAGCTAAACTTCAATGCAATATCTGTCGGAACCCGATATAATTATGGTCTTAATCAAGTAGCTGATTCAGATGCTGCCGAAGCTATTCTGGGTGATGCCAGAAATTCACTGGCTCAAATTTACATGACCTTCAATCTTACTAATTAA
- the moaD gene encoding molybdopterin converting factor subunit 1, protein MELNILLFGITKDIVGQQKLRYELPEGATVPDLVAHLKKSYPKLHDLNSVMIAVNNEYGQEDQTLHESDEVALIPPVSGG, encoded by the coding sequence ATGGAACTGAATATTTTGCTTTTCGGAATCACGAAAGATATTGTGGGGCAACAGAAGCTTCGTTACGAACTGCCCGAAGGGGCTACCGTACCTGATTTAGTAGCGCATTTGAAGAAAAGCTACCCTAAACTGCACGATTTAAATTCGGTAATGATAGCCGTGAATAATGAATACGGACAGGAAGATCAAACATTACACGAAAGCGATGAGGTTGCCCTTATTCCTCCGGTAAGCGGAGGGTGA
- the moaC gene encoding cyclic pyranopterin monophosphate synthase MoaC, translating into MKENKLSHVDDQNNPTMVDVSQKTVTQRTATAQSVVGLNNALWKQLGLENAASTDIYTKKGPVFHTAIIAGTMAVKKTSDLIPFCHPLAIEKCNFRIQPKENYEIHIECTVTVSGKTGVEMEALTGASVAALTVYDMCKALSPTIIIKNTCLKSKTGGKTDFSAD; encoded by the coding sequence ATGAAAGAAAACAAGCTCTCTCACGTAGATGATCAGAATAATCCCACAATGGTAGATGTTAGCCAGAAAACTGTGACCCAGCGAACGGCTACCGCCCAAAGTGTGGTGGGGCTGAATAATGCCCTGTGGAAGCAACTTGGCTTAGAGAACGCAGCTAGTACCGATATCTATACTAAGAAAGGTCCAGTATTTCATACCGCAATTATTGCTGGAACTATGGCGGTTAAAAAGACTAGTGACCTTATTCCCTTCTGTCATCCATTGGCTATTGAGAAGTGTAACTTTCGCATTCAGCCCAAAGAAAATTACGAAATACATATTGAATGTACAGTTACCGTAAGCGGTAAAACCGGCGTGGAGATGGAGGCTCTCACCGGAGCCAGTGTAGCGGCTCTCACGGTATACGATATGTGCAAAGCTCTCTCCCCTACAATTATTATTAAAAACACTTGCCTAAAAAGCAAGACTGGCGGGAAAACTGACTTTAGTGCAGATTAA
- a CDS encoding sulfotransferase family protein produces the protein MKRVHLISNPRNLSTALMYSFAQRLDTRVVDEPFYGHYLTQRPEVDHPGKEQILSSMDTNAQEVLDKVIFSDYDRSVLFIKNMAHHFVELDHQFIIQLTNLFLIRNPKQLISSIAQQIPTPTMDDIGCYQQYKLYQFLRDLRLPAVVLDSGELLKDPPGVLRKLCEKLDVPFEEQMLSWEAKPLPEDGIWAKYWYRNIHQSTGFSRQPTSSRPLPTHLEELYEAALPFYNKLYENTIQA, from the coding sequence ATGAAACGAGTTCACCTAATTTCCAACCCGCGCAATTTGTCTACCGCGCTAATGTATTCCTTCGCTCAGCGATTAGATACCCGCGTGGTTGATGAACCTTTCTACGGTCACTATCTAACTCAAAGACCGGAGGTAGATCATCCGGGAAAAGAGCAGATACTTTCTAGTATGGATACTAACGCTCAGGAAGTTTTAGATAAAGTAATATTTAGCGACTACGACCGCTCGGTGTTATTTATCAAGAATATGGCGCACCATTTTGTGGAGTTAGATCACCAATTCATCATTCAACTCACGAACCTTTTTCTCATTCGTAACCCCAAACAGCTGATCAGCTCTATTGCCCAGCAAATACCAACTCCTACTATGGACGATATTGGCTGCTATCAGCAGTATAAGCTTTACCAATTCTTGCGAGATTTGAGGCTCCCTGCCGTAGTGTTAGATTCGGGTGAGCTATTGAAAGATCCGCCTGGAGTGCTAAGAAAGTTGTGTGAAAAGCTGGACGTTCCCTTTGAAGAACAAATGCTATCATGGGAAGCCAAACCTTTGCCGGAAGATGGCATCTGGGCAAAATATTGGTATCGCAATATTCATCAATCTACCGGATTTTCCCGTCAGCCAACCAGCAGTAGGCCTTTACCTACTCATCTGGAAGAACTGTACGAAGCAGCCCTTCCCTTTTATAATAAACTATACGAAAACACTATTCAAGCCTGA
- a CDS encoding amidohydrolase: MNLSLRSYPLSKSYFNLLVLTICFLFYVEAVAQKKMSGKQIEKLKEEAALAVEKNSKLTQVMVDKIFSFSELGFQEVETSKYITGILEENGFTIERGISGVPTAWTATWGSGKPVIAIGSDLDCIPKASQKPGVAYHDPIIEGAPGHGEGHNSGQAVNVTAVLAVKEIMEREGFSGTLMLWPGVAEEQVATKAFFVRDGYFDDVDACIFTHVGNNLETSYGSPRGNGMISVEFTFDGEAAHGAGSPWRGRSSLDAVELMNVGWNFRREHLQPTQRSHYVITDGGDQPNVVPAKASVWYYLRDRTYADIKKMYDIAINIAKGAALMTDTEMSYRYLGSAWPGHFNKVIAETAHRNIEKVGLPEWSEKDQTLAKAVQEEVGSDPEGLATELEELGLPVKFSLGGGSDDIADISWAVPTIVLRFPSNMPGLQGHHWSNAITMATPIAHKGATAGAKAEAMTLLDLFLNPELIEQAWDYYKNEQTKNVAYEPLLNPDDKPAIELNTEIMSTFRPELEKYYFDETKYDNYLEQLGITYPTLRSDAASVGSESGGK, from the coding sequence ATGAATCTGTCTCTTCGCTCTTACCCTTTATCTAAAAGTTATTTCAACCTTCTCGTTCTGACTATTTGCTTTTTGTTTTACGTTGAAGCAGTTGCCCAGAAAAAAATGTCGGGTAAGCAAATTGAGAAACTGAAGGAGGAGGCAGCATTGGCAGTAGAAAAAAATAGTAAGCTGACCCAGGTAATGGTCGATAAGATATTTAGCTTTAGTGAGCTAGGCTTTCAGGAAGTTGAAACCTCAAAATACATCACCGGTATTTTGGAAGAAAATGGCTTTACCATAGAACGGGGAATATCAGGAGTGCCTACCGCCTGGACGGCCACCTGGGGTTCAGGTAAACCGGTGATTGCTATCGGTAGCGATCTGGATTGCATTCCCAAAGCTTCCCAAAAGCCGGGTGTGGCCTATCACGATCCTATTATTGAAGGTGCCCCCGGCCACGGTGAAGGACACAATTCTGGGCAGGCCGTGAATGTAACTGCCGTATTGGCGGTAAAAGAAATTATGGAAAGAGAAGGTTTTTCGGGAACATTGATGCTGTGGCCGGGAGTAGCTGAAGAACAAGTGGCCACCAAAGCCTTCTTCGTACGCGATGGTTACTTCGACGATGTGGACGCTTGCATATTCACCCACGTGGGTAATAATTTGGAAACCTCCTACGGTAGTCCCCGTGGGAACGGGATGATTTCAGTAGAATTTACTTTCGATGGCGAAGCCGCCCACGGAGCTGGGTCACCCTGGCGCGGAAGAAGCTCACTAGATGCCGTGGAGCTGATGAACGTAGGCTGGAACTTCCGCCGGGAGCACTTGCAACCTACCCAACGCTCCCACTACGTAATTACCGATGGGGGCGACCAACCCAACGTAGTTCCCGCTAAAGCTTCGGTTTGGTACTACCTGCGCGATAGGACGTACGCCGATATTAAAAAGATGTACGACATTGCCATCAATATCGCGAAAGGGGCGGCACTGATGACCGATACTGAGATGAGCTACCGCTACCTAGGAAGTGCCTGGCCCGGACACTTTAATAAAGTAATTGCTGAAACAGCGCACAGAAATATTGAGAAAGTCGGCTTGCCCGAGTGGTCAGAGAAAGACCAAACCCTGGCCAAAGCTGTGCAAGAAGAAGTAGGCTCTGATCCTGAGGGATTAGCAACTGAACTGGAAGAGCTAGGGCTACCCGTGAAGTTCTCATTAGGCGGTGGTTCTGACGATATTGCGGACATATCGTGGGCGGTACCGACCATCGTTTTGCGCTTTCCTTCTAACATGCCGGGTTTGCAAGGCCACCACTGGTCGAATGCTATTACGATGGCCACTCCCATCGCGCACAAAGGAGCTACTGCCGGAGCCAAAGCTGAGGCTATGACATTGCTCGATTTGTTTCTCAACCCCGAACTTATTGAGCAGGCCTGGGATTACTATAAAAATGAGCAGACCAAAAATGTAGCGTATGAGCCATTGCTCAACCCGGACGATAAACCTGCCATCGAGCTTAATACTGAGATTATGAGTACCTTCCGACCTGAGTTGGAGAAATACTACTTTGACGAAACCAAGTACGATAACTACTTAGAGCAATTAGGCATTACCTACCCTACTCTTAGGTCAGATGCAGCGTCAGTAGGTTCAGAATCAGGGGGGAAATAG
- a CDS encoding OmpA family protein, whose translation MKNLTYKRPYKLTQWVIIIGVLTNMQLLSGCTSMNNTTKGGAIGAGAGGAAGAIIGNASGNTAVGAIIGATVGGAAGAVIGRQMDKQAEELEKDLEGATVERVGEGIKITFDSGLLFDIDSDQLRPNTKEDLSEMAETLEKYNDTNILIEGHTDATGSDDYNQDLSEERASSVASYLQTIGVDSGRLITEGYGEEQPIAENDTEAGRQQNRRVEVAIYANDKMVKAAERGDLEAG comes from the coding sequence ATGAAGAATTTAACGTATAAACGACCATACAAACTTACCCAGTGGGTAATTATTATTGGTGTTTTAACAAACATGCAGCTACTGAGTGGTTGCACCTCCATGAATAATACTACCAAAGGAGGAGCCATTGGGGCTGGGGCTGGAGGAGCAGCCGGGGCAATTATCGGTAATGCTTCGGGCAACACGGCGGTAGGAGCCATTATCGGGGCTACAGTAGGGGGAGCAGCCGGGGCGGTTATTGGCCGACAGATGGACAAGCAAGCTGAAGAACTAGAGAAAGATCTAGAGGGAGCAACTGTAGAGCGAGTAGGCGAAGGAATCAAGATTACGTTCGACTCTGGTTTGCTATTTGATATTGACTCAGATCAGCTACGACCCAATACTAAAGAAGATTTATCGGAAATGGCTGAAACTTTAGAAAAATATAATGATACCAATATCTTGATTGAGGGGCATACTGATGCCACAGGTTCTGATGATTATAATCAAGATTTATCAGAAGAGCGAGCCTCTTCGGTAGCTAGTTATCTGCAAACTATTGGAGTAGATAGTGGGCGTCTGATTACCGAAGGGTACGGTGAAGAACAGCCTATTGCTGAGAACGATACTGAAGCCGGACGTCAGCAAAATCGTCGGGTGGAAGTAGCTATTTATGCTAACGATAAAATGGTAAAAGCTGCCGAACGCGGCGACCTTGAGGCAGGATAG